A region from the Sandaracinus amylolyticus genome encodes:
- a CDS encoding PAS domain-containing protein, with the protein MIDAVPTLVAYVDADERYRFVNRAYETFLGCSRAEVLGQSVREVLGDAAYAALDHLVRAALSGRIVSYQAEIPFRRAGKRWVDVVYTPDVDASGRVLGFVALAQDVAERKAQEAAHAAMLERERSLVAQLESSNARMHDLLAQLPAIVSVTRGPEHRYELVSPTGAAVFGRFAQAGCTVQDALDALGARSSDAIARYDHVFRTGDTVVQRIRYVIPGEHGARSDERTFDVRLQPRRAPDGSIEGVISFAVDITEKERADARQALLVEWSRMLSGTLDVTTALERLAALIVPQLGDDVVVRVLGEDGTIRQVAERSTIPEREAALRAMRDKGALAGGPSPTARTIETGETVFLPVIDDALLERIARDEEHLALLRGLAARSAISVPLVAQGEVLGAIGIGLTASPRDYEPADVALAEELGRRAGAAVAHARDQQALRAARERDRFLAEATRLLAESLDPSETIERTTALAVPLLADVCTVRELDDAPETSSDAELVLPLARAGRALGSLRLAMSSSGRRFEPWHRELAGELAARAAVALDHAQLYRATRESAARAQRALGTLDAVVRASPLAVMLLDLDGCVRMWNRSAERIFGWSEDEVLGRVLPAIDPHELEAFREQLCRVAAGATLREHEMRARRRDGSFDALVWAAPVEGASAAQVLVKVADVGDRKRIDAALASSARRLSVIAEVSRTFAEAGLDPELATRAIARIVAEQLGDGAILCLVTPDGTSLEIVAEHHVDPQHHALAFAAFAKVFPIDGSLAGSVVRSGEPLRLDTRERAGERALSDAGRRYVERVGTNDILIVPLRLRGVVLGTLGVSRERPRPYDPDDLALLEEIADRAAYVIENARLYRTAQDATRLRDEFLATVSHELRTPLNALVGWTQLARDKATDAPFLGRALTTIHRNAMLQAKLVDDLLDVSRMITGKLRLERRRIRAEEPVRAAIDVLAAAADARRIALQVIVADDAGDVVGDAARLQQVTWNLVSNAVKFAPERSTVEVSLTREQGELVLRVRDEGIGFEPSFAPHLFERFRQAHATPGTGKGGLGLGLSIVRHLVELHGGRVRASSDGLGRGALFEVRIPTGGAPEKTVDDVEALPPSEPPPPLRSDARLDGIRVLVAEDDADAREALRASLVDRGASVIVAEDGRVALELFDVEMPDVVISDIAMPHLDGYALLRALRQRTDRASSIPAVAVTAFARPEDEWRARDAGFSRHVAKPIDGATLVAIVSELCGRSG; encoded by the coding sequence GTGATCGACGCGGTCCCGACGCTGGTCGCCTACGTCGACGCCGACGAGCGCTATCGGTTCGTGAATCGCGCGTACGAGACGTTCTTGGGGTGCTCGCGCGCCGAGGTGCTGGGCCAGTCGGTCCGCGAGGTGCTCGGGGACGCGGCGTACGCAGCGCTCGACCACCTCGTCCGCGCTGCGCTCTCCGGGCGCATCGTGTCGTACCAGGCGGAGATCCCGTTCCGCCGGGCCGGCAAGCGCTGGGTCGACGTCGTGTACACGCCGGACGTCGACGCGAGCGGTCGCGTGCTCGGGTTCGTCGCGCTCGCGCAGGACGTCGCGGAGCGCAAGGCGCAGGAGGCCGCGCACGCCGCGATGCTCGAGCGCGAGCGCTCGCTCGTCGCGCAGCTCGAGTCGTCGAACGCGCGGATGCACGACCTGCTCGCGCAGCTGCCCGCGATCGTGTCGGTGACGCGCGGCCCGGAGCATCGCTACGAGCTCGTGAGCCCGACGGGCGCAGCGGTGTTCGGTCGCTTCGCGCAGGCGGGCTGCACCGTGCAGGACGCGCTCGACGCGCTCGGCGCGCGCTCGTCCGACGCGATCGCGCGCTACGACCACGTCTTCCGCACCGGCGACACCGTCGTGCAGCGCATCCGGTACGTGATCCCCGGTGAGCACGGCGCGCGGTCCGACGAGCGCACGTTCGACGTCCGCCTCCAGCCGCGGCGCGCCCCCGACGGATCGATCGAGGGCGTCATCTCGTTCGCCGTCGACATCACGGAGAAGGAGCGCGCCGACGCGCGCCAGGCGCTGCTCGTCGAGTGGAGCCGGATGCTCTCGGGGACGCTCGACGTCACGACCGCGCTGGAGCGGCTCGCGGCGCTGATCGTCCCCCAGCTCGGCGACGACGTGGTCGTCCGCGTGCTCGGCGAGGACGGAACGATCCGACAGGTCGCGGAGCGCTCGACCATTCCGGAGCGCGAGGCGGCGCTCCGCGCGATGCGTGACAAGGGCGCGCTCGCGGGCGGACCGAGCCCCACGGCGCGCACGATCGAGACGGGCGAGACCGTGTTCCTGCCCGTGATCGACGACGCGCTGCTCGAGCGCATCGCGCGCGACGAGGAGCACCTCGCGCTGCTGCGCGGGCTCGCGGCGCGCTCGGCGATCTCCGTGCCGCTCGTCGCGCAGGGCGAGGTGCTCGGCGCGATCGGCATCGGCCTCACCGCGTCCCCGCGCGACTACGAGCCGGCCGACGTCGCGCTCGCCGAGGAGCTCGGGCGGCGCGCCGGCGCGGCGGTCGCTCACGCGCGCGATCAGCAGGCGCTCCGTGCCGCGCGCGAGCGCGACCGGTTCCTGGCCGAAGCGACGCGCCTGCTCGCCGAGTCGCTCGACCCGTCGGAGACGATCGAGCGCACCACCGCGCTCGCCGTGCCGCTGCTCGCCGACGTGTGCACGGTCCGCGAGCTCGACGACGCGCCCGAGACGAGCTCCGACGCGGAGCTCGTGCTGCCGCTCGCGCGTGCGGGCCGCGCGCTCGGGTCACTGCGACTCGCGATGTCGAGCTCCGGCCGGCGCTTCGAGCCGTGGCACCGAGAGCTCGCGGGCGAGCTCGCGGCGCGCGCCGCCGTGGCGCTCGATCACGCGCAGCTCTACCGCGCGACGCGCGAGTCCGCCGCGAGAGCGCAGCGCGCGCTCGGCACGCTCGACGCGGTCGTCCGTGCGTCGCCGCTCGCCGTGATGCTCCTCGACCTCGATGGCTGCGTGCGGATGTGGAACCGCTCCGCCGAGCGCATCTTCGGCTGGAGCGAGGACGAGGTGCTCGGGCGCGTGCTCCCCGCGATCGATCCGCACGAGCTCGAGGCCTTCCGCGAGCAGCTCTGCCGCGTCGCGGCCGGCGCGACGCTCCGCGAGCACGAGATGCGCGCACGGCGGCGCGACGGCTCGTTCGACGCGCTCGTGTGGGCCGCGCCCGTCGAGGGCGCATCCGCCGCGCAGGTGCTCGTGAAGGTCGCCGACGTCGGCGATCGCAAGCGCATCGACGCGGCGCTCGCGTCGAGCGCGCGGCGGCTCTCGGTGATCGCCGAGGTGTCGCGCACGTTCGCGGAGGCGGGGCTCGACCCGGAGCTCGCGACGCGCGCAATCGCGCGCATCGTCGCCGAGCAGCTCGGTGACGGCGCGATCCTCTGCCTCGTCACGCCGGACGGCACGTCGCTCGAGATCGTCGCCGAGCACCACGTCGATCCGCAGCACCACGCGCTGGCGTTCGCCGCGTTCGCGAAGGTGTTCCCGATCGACGGCTCGCTCGCGGGCAGCGTCGTCCGCTCCGGCGAGCCGCTGCGCCTCGACACGCGCGAGCGCGCAGGCGAGAGAGCGCTCAGCGATGCCGGTCGTCGCTACGTCGAGCGCGTCGGGACGAACGACATCCTGATCGTGCCGCTGCGTCTGCGCGGCGTGGTGCTCGGCACGCTCGGCGTCTCGCGCGAGCGCCCTCGCCCGTACGATCCCGACGATCTCGCGCTGCTCGAGGAGATCGCGGATCGCGCGGCGTACGTGATCGAGAACGCGCGCCTCTATCGCACCGCACAGGACGCGACGCGCCTGCGCGACGAGTTCCTCGCGACGGTCTCGCACGAGCTGCGCACGCCGCTCAACGCGCTCGTCGGCTGGACGCAGCTCGCGCGCGACAAGGCCACGGACGCGCCGTTCCTCGGGCGCGCGCTCACGACGATCCATCGCAACGCGATGCTGCAGGCGAAGCTCGTCGACGATCTGCTCGACGTGTCCCGGATGATCACGGGCAAGCTGCGCCTCGAGCGGCGACGCATCCGCGCCGAGGAGCCGGTGCGCGCGGCGATCGACGTGCTCGCGGCGGCCGCCGACGCGCGCCGGATCGCGCTCCAGGTGATCGTCGCGGACGACGCCGGCGACGTCGTGGGCGACGCGGCGCGGCTCCAGCAGGTGACCTGGAACCTCGTCTCGAACGCGGTGAAGTTCGCGCCGGAGCGCTCGACCGTCGAGGTCTCGCTCACGCGCGAGCAGGGCGAGCTCGTGCTCCGCGTGCGCGACGAGGGCATCGGGTTCGAGCCGTCGTTCGCGCCGCACCTCTTCGAGCGCTTCCGCCAGGCGCACGCGACGCCGGGCACGGGCAAGGGCGGGCTCGGGCTCGGGCTGTCGATCGTGCGGCACCTCGTCGAGCTGCACGGAGGGCGCGTGCGCGCGTCGAGCGACGGGCTCGGTCGCGGCGCGCTCTTCGAGGTGCGCATCCCGACCGGAGGCGCGCCCGAGAAGACGGTGGACGACGTCGAGGCGCTCCCCCCGAGCGAGCCGCCGCCGCCGCTGCGCTCCGACGCGCGGCTCGACGGAATCCGCGTGCTCGTCGCGGAGGACGACGCGGACGCCCGCGAGGCGTTGCGCGCGTCGCTCGTGGATCGTGGCGCGTCGGTCATCGTCGCGGAGGACGGGCGCGTGGCGCTGGAGCTCTTCGACGTCGAGATGCCCGACGTCGTGATTAGCGACATCGCGATGCCGCACCTCGACGGGTACGCGCTCCTTCGCGCGCTGCGGCAGCGGACGGATCGCGCCAGCTCGATCCCGGCGGTGGCGGTCACCGCGTTCGCGCGTCCGGAGGACGAGTGGCGCGCGCGCGACGCGGGCTTCTCGCGTCACGTCGCGAAGCCGATCGACGGCGCGACGCTCGTCGCGATCGTCTCCGAGCTCTGCGGCCGCAGCGGCTGA
- a CDS encoding TonB-dependent receptor domain-containing protein has protein sequence MTHRLVVAARATVALVGTLPLATLAGIALALFAPAPEDVRIALGIVMTIPLWVVAMCLAYLDDRAWRAALALGAATAVLAGSVAAFAQDAAPTEEVVADDEAPPADDRAPVEDDAAPVEDDAAPVEDDAAPVEDDAAPVEDDAAPVEDDAAPVEDDEAWGDDLLTDDVVVSATSEADELAQSADSVRIVAIDEVRAQSADMGEVLARSEGVSVRRSGGLGSTARLCIHGICDSGIRYFLDGVPLELAGFGLGVSNVPVNMVERVEIYRGAVPVRLGTDALGGVINLVRPSRYYGLHAGGYVQTGSWGTYRLFTEAGTRHDESGLYASASAFYDRADNDYPIDVEVADSRGRLSDARVRRFHDRYEAYGIAVEAGLAGVSFADRLSIRGFLSEYDRDLQNNVVMTVPYGEAVYGEVSWGGLLRYQHEIVPGLSIDTFVGYTRRDISFTDASPWVYDWYGNRVRARRTVGEIGTRPTDQSVWEDAVPARLNLSWQIAPEHRVHLNVTPTYTTRSGDERIESNPGGRDPLTARRDLFTMVSGLEYHLSLLERVLENQIFVKDYVYIASSEEVLPGFTFVERRRESHDIGIGDGLRWRILPELFVRGTYELATRLPAPYEVFGDGVLVGPNLDLSPERSHNGTLEVALDVRDTPIGAIEAEAAGFVRWRQNMIVLLGNDRVLTYQNVYEALAIGAEASLAWTSPGDWVRLAGNATYLEDRNSSEEGTFGDFAGDRIPNRPFFFANFSADLRAHDLFGNDELTLSWRGRYVHEFFRGWESQGRREYKQTVPSQLAQDLALTYTVLGPPRVSATIEMTNITDERLFDFFGAQRPGRAGFVKLSIDY, from the coding sequence GTGACCCATCGTCTCGTCGTCGCCGCGCGCGCTACGGTCGCGCTCGTCGGTACTCTCCCGCTCGCGACGCTCGCCGGCATCGCCCTCGCGCTCTTCGCGCCGGCGCCGGAGGACGTCCGCATCGCGCTCGGCATCGTGATGACGATCCCGCTCTGGGTCGTCGCGATGTGCCTCGCGTACCTCGACGACCGCGCGTGGCGCGCGGCGCTCGCGCTCGGCGCCGCGACGGCGGTGCTCGCGGGCTCGGTCGCGGCGTTCGCGCAGGACGCGGCGCCCACGGAGGAAGTCGTCGCCGACGACGAAGCGCCCCCCGCGGACGATCGAGCGCCCGTCGAGGACGACGCCGCGCCGGTCGAGGACGACGCCGCGCCGGTCGAGGACGACGCCGCGCCGGTCGAGGACGACGCCGCGCCGGTCGAGGACGACGCCGCGCCGGTCGAGGACGACGCCGCGCCGGTCGAGGACGACGAAGCATGGGGCGACGACCTCCTCACCGACGACGTCGTCGTCAGCGCGACGAGCGAGGCCGACGAGCTCGCGCAGTCCGCCGACTCCGTGCGCATCGTGGCGATCGACGAGGTGCGCGCGCAGAGCGCCGACATGGGCGAGGTGCTCGCGCGCAGCGAGGGCGTGTCGGTTCGTCGCTCGGGCGGGCTCGGCTCGACCGCGCGGCTGTGCATCCACGGCATCTGCGACTCCGGCATCCGCTACTTCCTCGACGGAGTCCCGCTCGAGCTCGCGGGGTTCGGGCTCGGCGTCTCGAACGTGCCGGTGAACATGGTCGAGCGCGTCGAGATCTATCGCGGCGCGGTCCCGGTCCGCCTCGGCACCGACGCGCTCGGCGGCGTGATCAACCTCGTGCGTCCGTCGCGCTACTACGGGCTGCACGCCGGCGGATACGTGCAGACGGGCTCGTGGGGCACCTACCGGCTCTTCACGGAAGCGGGCACGCGCCACGACGAGAGCGGGCTCTATGCGAGCGCGAGCGCGTTCTACGACCGCGCCGACAACGACTATCCGATCGACGTGGAGGTCGCCGACTCGCGCGGGCGTCTCTCGGACGCGCGCGTGCGCCGATTCCACGATCGCTACGAGGCGTACGGCATCGCCGTCGAAGCAGGGCTCGCGGGCGTCTCGTTCGCGGATCGCCTCAGCATCCGTGGGTTCCTCAGCGAGTACGACCGCGACCTCCAGAACAACGTCGTGATGACGGTGCCCTACGGCGAGGCCGTCTACGGCGAGGTGAGCTGGGGCGGCCTCCTCCGCTACCAGCACGAGATCGTGCCGGGCCTGTCGATCGACACCTTCGTCGGCTACACGCGCCGCGACATCTCGTTCACCGATGCGTCGCCGTGGGTCTACGACTGGTACGGCAACCGAGTGCGCGCGCGGCGCACGGTCGGCGAGATCGGGACTCGCCCGACGGATCAGTCGGTGTGGGAGGACGCAGTGCCCGCGCGGCTCAACCTGAGCTGGCAGATCGCGCCCGAGCACCGCGTGCACCTGAACGTCACGCCGACGTACACGACGCGCTCGGGCGACGAGCGCATCGAGTCGAACCCCGGAGGACGCGATCCGCTCACCGCGCGTCGCGATCTCTTCACGATGGTCTCGGGCCTCGAGTACCACCTCTCGTTGCTCGAGCGCGTGCTCGAGAACCAGATCTTCGTGAAGGACTACGTCTACATCGCGTCGAGCGAGGAGGTCCTGCCCGGGTTCACGTTCGTCGAGCGCCGTCGAGAGAGCCACGACATCGGCATCGGCGACGGGCTGCGATGGCGCATCCTCCCCGAGCTCTTCGTGCGCGGCACGTACGAGCTCGCGACGCGCCTGCCCGCGCCCTACGAAGTGTTCGGCGACGGCGTGCTCGTCGGTCCCAACCTCGACCTCTCGCCCGAGCGCAGCCACAACGGCACGCTCGAGGTCGCGCTGGACGTCCGCGACACGCCGATCGGCGCGATCGAGGCCGAGGCCGCGGGCTTCGTGCGATGGCGCCAGAACATGATCGTGCTGCTCGGCAACGACCGCGTGCTGACGTACCAGAACGTCTACGAGGCGCTCGCGATCGGCGCCGAGGCGAGCCTCGCGTGGACGAGCCCCGGCGACTGGGTTCGGCTCGCGGGGAACGCGACGTACCTCGAGGATCGCAACTCGAGCGAGGAGGGCACGTTCGGTGACTTCGCCGGCGACCGCATCCCGAACCGTCCGTTCTTCTTCGCGAATTTCTCGGCCGACCTCCGCGCGCACGACCTGTTCGGCAACGACGAGCTCACGCTCTCGTGGCGCGGCCGCTACGTGCACGAGTTCTTCCGCGGCTGGGAGTCGCAGGGCCGCCGCGAGTACAAGCAGACCGTGCCGTCGCAGCTCGCGCAGGATCTCGCGCTCACGTACACGGTGCTCGGGCCGCCGCGCGTCTCCGCGACGATCGAGATGACGAACATCACCGACGAGCGGCTGTTCGACTTCTTCGGCGCGCAGCGCCCGGGCCGCGCGGGCTTCGTGAAGCTGTCGATCGACTACTGA
- a CDS encoding PepSY-associated TM helix domain-containing protein, with protein MKLHPHAYTSWWDLHAWAGAITSIVLNVMFFAGAFALFYEEIAIWQDPRSHRVVDDARCEGVPLEPLVRSAIARFGARPTTITAAVPSDACAPIWIDVGGESERRTTVLADPTTGALLDERSVVATFLLDLHFLYDESTIGEWGMYTAGALAIVMLLTLVTGVLVHLKDLVRQLHQLRLRERIRFVWSDLHKVLGVMGLPFQIGMAFSGALLSLALPMMWAWQGPVFGGDTTLAERELLGYEAPPATTGAPGSRLTIDELVAHARRARSDLRAEHVRVHGYGDAGSTVDVSGRLEETRIATGRVRLRATDGSVVGVAMPETSGAATRVMNWIFGLHYARLGGDVAKLLYALLAMLACATILSGNWIWLARRDPARRHAGHRALARLTIAGGLGVAPAVGAMFLANRIAPIDASWHADAEVIAFVLAWALTAVVGFVVRSELDAAIVALIAGALAFAATPVASVAVTPLHIGRALMDGHWAVASVDVGLLAMAAMLVSAALLARRIADAKARTERLGGARG; from the coding sequence GTGAAGCTGCATCCACACGCGTACACGAGCTGGTGGGATCTCCACGCCTGGGCCGGTGCGATCACCAGCATCGTCCTGAACGTGATGTTCTTCGCCGGAGCCTTCGCGCTCTTCTACGAGGAGATCGCGATCTGGCAGGACCCGCGCTCGCATCGCGTGGTCGACGACGCTCGCTGTGAAGGCGTGCCGCTCGAGCCGCTGGTGCGCAGCGCGATCGCGCGCTTCGGCGCGAGGCCGACGACGATCACCGCGGCGGTGCCGAGCGACGCGTGCGCGCCGATCTGGATCGACGTCGGGGGCGAGAGCGAACGTCGCACGACCGTCCTCGCCGATCCGACCACCGGCGCGCTGCTCGACGAGCGCTCGGTGGTCGCGACGTTCCTGCTCGACCTCCACTTCCTCTACGACGAGAGCACGATCGGCGAGTGGGGCATGTACACGGCGGGCGCGCTCGCGATCGTCATGCTCCTCACGCTCGTCACCGGCGTGCTCGTCCACCTGAAGGACCTCGTGCGCCAGCTGCACCAGCTGCGGCTTCGCGAGCGCATCCGGTTCGTGTGGTCGGACCTGCACAAGGTGCTCGGCGTGATGGGGCTGCCGTTCCAGATCGGGATGGCGTTCTCGGGCGCGCTCCTGTCGCTCGCGCTGCCGATGATGTGGGCGTGGCAGGGCCCGGTGTTCGGCGGCGACACGACCCTCGCGGAGCGCGAGCTGCTCGGCTACGAGGCACCTCCCGCGACGACGGGAGCGCCCGGATCGCGGCTCACGATCGACGAGCTCGTCGCGCACGCCCGCAGGGCTCGCAGCGACCTCCGCGCCGAGCACGTGCGCGTGCACGGCTACGGCGACGCGGGATCGACCGTGGACGTCTCGGGGCGGCTCGAGGAGACACGCATCGCGACCGGGCGCGTCCGACTGCGCGCGACCGATGGGTCGGTCGTCGGCGTCGCGATGCCCGAGACGAGCGGCGCGGCGACGCGCGTGATGAATTGGATCTTCGGGCTGCACTACGCGCGGCTCGGCGGCGACGTCGCGAAGCTGCTCTACGCGCTGCTCGCGATGCTCGCGTGCGCGACGATCCTGAGCGGGAATTGGATCTGGCTCGCGCGGCGCGATCCGGCGCGCCGTCACGCGGGACATCGAGCGCTCGCGCGGCTGACGATCGCGGGCGGGCTCGGGGTCGCGCCCGCGGTCGGCGCGATGTTCCTCGCGAACCGCATCGCGCCGATCGACGCGAGCTGGCACGCGGACGCGGAGGTGATCGCGTTCGTGCTCGCGTGGGCGCTCACCGCGGTGGTCGGGTTCGTGGTGCGCAGCGAGCTCGACGCCGCGATCGTCGCGCTGATCGCGGGCGCGCTCGCGTTCGCGGCGACGCCCGTCGCGAGCGTCGCGGTCACGCCGCTCCACATCGGGCGCGCGCTGATGGACGGGCACTGGGCGGTCGCGTCGGTCGACGTCGGGCTCCTCGCGATGGCGGCGATGCTCGTGTCGGCGGCGCTGCTCGCGCGTCGCATCGCCGACGCGAAGGCACGCACCGAGCGGCTCGGAGGCGCACGTGGCTGA